Proteins encoded within one genomic window of Chroicocephalus ridibundus chromosome 7, bChrRid1.1, whole genome shotgun sequence:
- the LOC134518962 gene encoding intraflagellar transport protein 70B-like, producing MEAAPVPDGQYTAVVYGLIGGGRCGEAVSLLSRELQKSCRSRGGLSLLGYCHYQLQDFAAAAECYEQLAALHPELEAYRLYQAQALYKAGLYAEALRAVGPLLDLPAYQGRALRLRAAIYYAQGDFPAAKSLVEEALAAAAEGGPGAAEDPSERADAEINLGCLLYRQGRHEEASSKFAGAMQVLGYCPELSYNMALCCYAAKQYAPALKHISDIIERGIHQHPELSVGMTTEGIDVRSVGNTLLLHRTALVEAFNLKAAIEYQLHNLKAAQEALTDMPPRAEEELDPVTLHNQALMNMDSQPTEGFEKLQFLLLQNPCPPETFGNLLLLYCKHQYYDLAADVLAENAHLTYKLLTPYLYNFLDAIITCQTAPEEAFHKLDDSAGPLIEQLRKLTKQVQEARQNWDDEAVKKAVNEYDETLDKYIPVLMAQAKIYWDMKNYTMVEKIFRKSVEFCNEHEVWKLNVAHVLFMQESKYKEAISFYEPIVKKHYDNILDVSAIVLANLCVSYILTSQNEDAEELMRKIEKGEEQLSYDNPDKNIYHLCIVNLVIGTLYCVKGNYDFGISRVIKSLEPYNKKLSTDTWYYAKRCFLSLLENMSKHMIMLRDSVIQECIQFLKQCELYGRNIPAVIEQPLEEKRMHSGKNTVTYEARLLRALMYKIIGWTA from the coding sequence ATGGAGGCCGCGCCGGTGCCCGACGGGCAGTACACCGCCGTCGTCTACGGGCTGATcggcggcgggcggtgcggggAGGCGGTGTCGCTGCTGAGCCGCGAGCTGCAGAAGAGCTGCCGCTCCCGGGGCGGCCTCTCCCTGCTGGGCTACTGCCACTACCAGCTGCAGGACTTCGCGGCGGCCGCCGAGTGCTACGAGCAGCTGGCGGCGCTGCACCCCGAGCTGGAGGCCTACCGGCTTTACCAGGCGCAGGCCCTCTACAAGGCCGGGCTCTACGCCGAGGCCCTACGGGCCGTGGGCCCGCTGCTGGACCTCCCCGCCTACCAGGGCCGGGCCCTGCGCCTGCGGGCAGCTATCTACTATGCCCAGGGTGACTTCCCGGCGGCCAAGAGCCTGGTGGAGGAGGCCCTCGCCGCCGCTGCGGAGGGTGGCCCTGGAGCAGCTGAGGACCCCTCAGAGCGGGCTGACGCCGAGATCAACCTGGGCTGTCTGCTGTACCGGCAGGGGCGGCACGAAGAGGCCAGCAGCAAGTTTGCCGGTGCCATGCAAGTGTTGGGTTACTGCCCTGAGCTGTCCTACAACATGGCGCTGTGCTGCTACGCAGCCAAGCAGTATGCTCCTGCTCTCAAACACATCTCCGATATCATAGAGCGTGGCATCCACCAGCACCCAGAGCTCAGCGTGGGCATGACCACCGAGGGCATTGATGTCCGCAGTGTAGGAAACACTCTGCTCCTGCACCGCACGGCCCTGGTGGAGGCCTTCAACCTCAAGGCGGCCATTGAGTACCAGCTGCACAACCTGAAAGCGGCCCAGGAGGCGCTCACAGACATGCCACCGAGGGCTGAAGAGGAGCTGGATCCAGTCACGCTGCACAACCAAGCGCTAATGAACATGGACAGCCAGCCCACTGAAGGGTTTGAGAAACTGCAGTTTCTTCTGCTGCAGAACCCCTGTCCGCCAGAAACTTTTGGAAACTTGCTACTCCTCTATTGCAAGCATCAGTACTACGACTTGGCAGCTGATGTGCTGGCAGAGAATGCCCATCTGACCTACAAACTGCTCACACCTTACTTGTACAACTTCTTGGATGCCATTATTACTTGTCAAACTGCCCCTGAGGAGGCTTTCCACAAGCTAGATGATTCAGCAGGGCCGCTGATCGAGCAGCTGAGAAAACTCACGAAGCAAGTACAGGAAGCTAGGCAAAACTGGGATGATGAAGCTGTAAAAAAAGCAGTCAATGAGTATGATGAGACTCTGGATAAATACATACCTGTCTTGATGGCCCAGGCAAAGATTTACTGGGACATGAAGAACTACACAATGGTAGAAAAGATTTTCCGCAAATCAGTGGAGTTCTGTAACGAACACGAGGTGTGGAAGCTCAATGTGGCTCACGTACTCTTCATGCAGGAAAGTAAGTATAAAGAGGCCATTAGCTTCTATGAACCGATAGTTAAAAAGCACTATGACAACATTCTTGATGTCAGTGCCATTGTGTTAGCGAACCTCTGCGTTTCCTACATCCTGACAAGCCAGAATGAAGATGCAGAGGAACTGATGAGGAAGATCgagaagggagaagagcagcTGTCCTATGATAATCCTGATAAAAACATCTACCATCTTTGCATTGTCAATCTAGTCATTGGTACCCTCTACTGTGTGAAGGGAAACTATGACTTCGGTATTTCAAGGGTCATTAAAAGCCTGGAGCCATATAACAAAAAACTGAGCACTGATACATGGTATTACGCCAAACGGTGTTTCCTGTCCTTGCTGGAGAATATGTCCAAGCACATGATCATGCTACGTGACAGCGTCATTCAAGAGTGCATTCAGTTTCTGAAGCAGTGTGAGCTCTATGGAAGAAACATCCCAGCTGTCATCGAGCAACCCCTTGAAGAGAAGAGGATGCACAGTGGGAAAAATACAGTTACCTACGAAGCCAGGCTTTTGAGGGCGCTGATGTATAAGATCATTGGGTGGACTGCGTAA